In Rhodothermus bifroesti, a single genomic region encodes these proteins:
- a CDS encoding NYN domain-containing protein, which translates to MPHRLRSSKPSVYPAALFVDYEELYPLIAQKVSTDAPADRYLSDLLYNLRRYLLLRRRWRVVHARVYGDFEALPDGLFIQRSLAEQGLTPCFIPQLDHLDAKLQLCVDALSTLNSYPEIQAFIVVSGRSSYLPLLEHLRARGRQVALLQLLSPEDHVLERLGERALLDPHMLMDHTGSRHLLARLESTAESRSAATPTFHALGDDPIALQTLALIEEHFGRYEEVYLTPLLRKMSETFAPEIDPKEVINRLEAAGAVRLERRRGFPYDYTVLIVESAHPDVQRVRETFTTQITETKELSNTARVEALNTPAPSTS; encoded by the coding sequence ATGCCGCATCGCTTGCGTTCTTCCAAACCCTCCGTTTATCCCGCTGCCCTGTTCGTAGATTATGAAGAGCTGTACCCGCTTATTGCCCAGAAAGTAAGCACTGACGCCCCTGCAGACCGCTATCTTTCGGATTTACTTTATAACCTGCGGCGCTACCTTTTACTGCGCCGGCGGTGGCGCGTTGTGCATGCCCGCGTCTACGGCGACTTTGAGGCTTTACCCGACGGGTTGTTTATTCAACGTTCATTGGCTGAACAAGGGCTAACACCGTGCTTTATCCCTCAGCTCGACCACCTGGATGCCAAACTGCAATTGTGCGTCGATGCCCTAAGCACGCTAAACAGCTATCCCGAAATTCAAGCTTTTATTGTGGTAAGCGGGCGCAGCTCGTATTTACCCCTACTGGAGCACCTCAGAGCGCGTGGCCGGCAGGTGGCCTTGTTGCAGCTGCTTTCGCCCGAAGACCACGTGCTGGAACGACTGGGCGAGCGGGCTCTGCTAGACCCACATATGCTCATGGACCATACAGGCAGCCGACACCTGCTAGCCCGCCTGGAAAGCACTGCCGAAAGCCGATCAGCCGCTACGCCCACGTTTCATGCGCTAGGCGACGATCCTATAGCCCTTCAAACGCTGGCGCTCATTGAAGAGCATTTTGGTCGCTACGAGGAAGTTTACCTTACACCCTTACTTCGTAAAATGTCGGAAACCTTTGCCCCCGAAATCGATCCCAAAGAAGTGATTAATCGCTTAGAAGCTGCTGGTGCCGTTCGCTTAGAGCGGCGGCGCGGCTTCCCCTATGACTATACCGTACTTATTGTAGAAAGTGCGCACCCGGATGTGCAGCGCGTCCGGGAAACCTTTACCACACAGATAACCGAAACCAAAGAGCTCTCTAACACAGCACGCGTTGAAGCGCTCAACACGCCTGCTCCTTCAACGTCTTGA
- the hslU gene encoding ATP-dependent protease ATPase subunit HslU, producing the protein MEREPGMKQRELTPQEIVAELDKYIIGQEEAKRCVAIALRNRWRRLNAAPEMRDEIMPNNILMIGPTGVGKTEIARRLAKLAGAPFIKVEATKFTEVGYVGRDVDSMIRELVDIAVNMVREEHEQRVRDRARALAEERILDILVPPPQPASRKEMVAGPGFFLQTTPPANADSTAETETRERTRQRFREKLQAGELDDREIEIEVAADTVPMVQVFGPLGIEEMGLNLQELFGNLAGQRRKKRRVTVAEARELLTQEETQKLIDMDKITREALQRVEQSGIVFIDEIDKVAARDHMHGGPDVSREGVQRDLLPIVEGCSVMTKYGMVRTDHILFIASGAFHLAKPSDLIPELQGRFPIRVELKSLTEEDFYKILTQPKNALLKQYQALLQAEGVELEFTDAAVRKIAEIAARVNEEVENIGARRLHTVLTTLLEDILFHVPDQVPEGGKIVVDADMVEKRLSGIVQNRDLSQYIL; encoded by the coding sequence ATGGAACGCGAGCCTGGCATGAAGCAGCGAGAATTAACGCCTCAGGAAATTGTTGCGGAGCTGGATAAATACATTATCGGTCAAGAAGAAGCAAAACGCTGCGTAGCTATTGCGCTGCGTAACCGCTGGCGCCGGCTCAACGCCGCTCCGGAAATGCGGGACGAGATTATGCCCAACAACATTCTCATGATTGGCCCAACCGGAGTGGGCAAAACCGAAATTGCGCGGCGGTTGGCTAAGCTAGCAGGGGCTCCGTTTATCAAGGTTGAGGCTACCAAATTCACCGAAGTAGGCTATGTGGGCCGCGATGTAGACAGCATGATCCGTGAGCTGGTTGACATTGCGGTCAATATGGTACGCGAAGAGCACGAGCAACGCGTGCGCGACCGTGCCCGCGCATTGGCCGAAGAGCGCATTCTGGATATCTTGGTTCCCCCACCGCAACCCGCGTCCCGAAAGGAAATGGTGGCTGGCCCCGGATTTTTCCTGCAAACCACACCCCCAGCCAATGCCGACAGTACTGCTGAAACCGAAACCCGGGAACGCACACGTCAGCGCTTTCGCGAAAAGCTGCAGGCTGGAGAGCTGGACGATCGGGAGATTGAAATTGAAGTTGCCGCCGACACTGTCCCCATGGTGCAGGTCTTTGGCCCGCTAGGCATCGAAGAAATGGGGCTCAACCTGCAAGAGCTGTTTGGCAACCTGGCAGGACAACGCCGCAAAAAACGGCGCGTAACCGTGGCTGAAGCCCGAGAGCTGCTGACGCAGGAAGAAACCCAAAAGCTGATCGACATGGACAAGATCACCCGTGAAGCCTTGCAGCGCGTCGAGCAGTCGGGCATTGTCTTTATTGATGAGATCGACAAAGTCGCTGCACGCGACCATATGCATGGTGGACCCGACGTCTCGCGCGAAGGCGTGCAGCGCGACTTGCTACCTATTGTTGAAGGTTGCAGCGTAATGACCAAGTACGGTATGGTCCGCACTGACCATATCCTCTTTATTGCCAGCGGGGCCTTTCACCTAGCCAAGCCCAGTGACCTGATTCCAGAATTGCAGGGCCGCTTCCCCATCCGCGTTGAGCTCAAAAGCCTAACCGAAGAAGATTTTTACAAGATTCTAACGCAGCCCAAAAACGCTCTGCTCAAGCAATACCAAGCTTTGCTACAAGCAGAAGGGGTGGAGCTAGAGTTTACCGACGCTGCTGTACGTAAAATTGCCGAAATTGCCGCGCGCGTCAACGAAGAGGTGGAAAACATCGGGGCACGGCGCCTGCACACCGTGCTGACCACACTGCTTGAAGACATTCTGTTTCACGTGCCCGATCAAGTGCCTGAAGGCGGCAAGATCGTGGTCGATGCCGACATGGTCGAAAAACGGCTTTCAGGGATTGTGCAAAATCGTGACCTGAGCCAATACATCCTGTAA
- a CDS encoding GNAT family N-acetyltransferase, with translation MKGQAFIGTLDDPLCRQRWEALELLCPAPFAQTLVLTTLARHFGRRVEVILSDADRNVLATALLVRHQHLWHVAAQLPLLPYAALRSHAATAPSPEQLAALLELLEHRYARIDLHLPPGWVDVRAALWRGWRARPLYTYQLSLTHSGPEHWSENPRRLFRKARAQYHFVEDAALAPALAQLVRLSYARHRRHPPLPETQLRTLLEELLPSGLLRLFGVVNDRAYPEAAVALLVHPPHAWYWLAGSEPGPAMTVLLGELWQRLQAEGFEIFDFVGANTPSIAEFKRRFKPKLRLYFRLEYDRSALHTLLRRLPGLR, from the coding sequence TTGAAAGGTCAGGCGTTCATAGGCACCTTGGACGACCCCCTCTGTCGGCAGCGGTGGGAAGCCTTAGAGCTTCTTTGCCCTGCACCGTTTGCGCAGACTTTGGTGCTAACAACACTGGCACGGCACTTTGGACGCAGGGTTGAGGTGATTTTGTCGGATGCTGACAGAAACGTACTGGCGACAGCCCTTCTTGTCCGTCACCAACATCTTTGGCACGTGGCTGCGCAGTTGCCCCTGTTGCCTTATGCAGCCCTACGCAGCCACGCAGCTACTGCGCCTAGCCCCGAGCAACTTGCGGCACTGCTCGAGTTGCTGGAGCATCGCTACGCCCGCATCGACCTGCACCTGCCCCCAGGATGGGTTGATGTACGTGCCGCGCTATGGCGCGGTTGGCGAGCTCGGCCCCTATATACTTATCAACTTTCACTCACCCACAGCGGACCGGAACACTGGTCAGAAAATCCTCGGCGTCTTTTCCGAAAAGCCCGCGCTCAGTATCACTTCGTAGAAGACGCCGCCTTAGCACCTGCATTAGCCCAACTTGTACGCTTAAGCTACGCGCGACATCGCCGACACCCCCCTTTGCCAGAAACGCAACTGAGGACCTTGCTTGAAGAGCTCCTTCCCTCGGGTCTACTGCGCCTTTTCGGAGTGGTCAATGACCGGGCTTATCCTGAAGCTGCCGTAGCCCTACTAGTTCACCCTCCCCATGCCTGGTATTGGCTAGCGGGTAGTGAGCCTGGACCAGCCATGACCGTGCTGCTGGGGGAGCTTTGGCAACGCCTACAGGCAGAAGGATTCGAGATATTCGACTTTGTAGGCGCCAATACGCCCTCTATTGCAGAATTTAAGCGGCGCTTTAAACCAAAGTTACGGTTGTATTTTCGGTTGGAATACGACCGATCTGCCCTGCACACGCTGCTGCGTCGCCTGCCCGGGCTTCGCTAA
- a CDS encoding lipopolysaccharide biosynthesis protein, producing the protein MAAFDANPSPMAARSLRGPLLTLLSGSSLTLVLAYLSQPVLTRLYTPEAFGVTDAFVALASLLLVVGTLRYEDALLLPENELEARGLLRLCLFMLLSTGLVWGVFSLWGAGLIQHLGGEALLPWALWLTPALWLMGSGRLAELWLMRREHFRTLAAGTALRTLSTTALRLAAGIPPVQTSASGLIGGFLAGHLSALLFYGWRLRRSGMSPATALPSLAFLAYRYRRFPLFTLPAALLNALSMRLPFLLLLTFFDAHVLGLFGRAFMVLSVPLNLLGGATGQVFFVRAASLRRQAQSLAHLTARVVKPLFQLGLYPTLLLVTLGPELFAFVFGAPWRQAGLYAGWIAPWLLLAGIASPLSRLFDVLERQRADFIASLFLFVLQTLALIAGGLRGNPEITLQLFGLAGFAGRAFQLGLLFHLAQLPQKAALALIGRYGLCSLPLVLILDSLAATITPALLFGLVVLSFLLYLALSTWVDRRHPWQA; encoded by the coding sequence ATGGCTGCTTTTGATGCCAATCCTTCACCCATGGCTGCCCGTTCGCTCCGAGGTCCACTCCTAACGCTGCTTTCGGGCTCTTCGCTGACACTTGTGCTTGCTTACCTAAGCCAGCCGGTCCTGACACGTCTCTACACACCCGAAGCGTTTGGAGTGACGGATGCATTTGTTGCGCTGGCCAGCTTGCTCCTGGTGGTAGGCACGCTGCGCTATGAGGACGCCTTGCTCTTACCCGAGAATGAGCTGGAGGCCCGAGGTTTGCTGCGCCTATGCCTTTTTATGTTGCTAAGCACGGGGTTGGTCTGGGGGGTTTTTAGCCTCTGGGGTGCAGGGTTGATCCAGCATCTGGGAGGTGAAGCACTCCTGCCGTGGGCGCTTTGGCTAACCCCAGCCCTCTGGCTGATGGGAAGCGGACGCCTGGCTGAACTGTGGCTCATGCGCCGCGAACACTTTCGCACGCTGGCAGCCGGGACCGCATTGCGTACGCTCAGCACCACGGCCCTACGCCTGGCGGCTGGCATTCCCCCTGTGCAGACCAGCGCCAGCGGATTAATTGGGGGATTTCTGGCTGGACACCTAAGCGCCTTGCTGTTTTACGGTTGGCGCCTACGCCGTTCAGGTATGTCCCCTGCAACCGCGTTACCTTCGCTAGCCTTCCTTGCCTATCGATATCGGCGCTTTCCGCTATTTACGCTTCCAGCCGCTTTGCTTAATGCGCTCAGCATGCGCCTACCGTTCTTGTTGCTGCTTACTTTTTTCGACGCGCACGTGCTGGGCCTTTTTGGACGCGCATTCATGGTGCTCAGCGTGCCGCTTAACCTGCTTGGTGGGGCCACAGGGCAAGTCTTCTTCGTGCGGGCAGCATCGCTACGTCGCCAAGCGCAGAGCTTGGCCCATTTAACCGCCCGTGTGGTAAAACCCTTGTTTCAATTAGGGCTTTATCCTACGTTGCTCCTTGTCACGCTGGGTCCCGAGCTCTTTGCGTTCGTATTCGGCGCGCCCTGGCGCCAAGCTGGGCTGTATGCCGGATGGATTGCGCCTTGGCTGTTGCTCGCCGGAATAGCTTCACCCTTGAGTCGTCTGTTTGACGTGCTGGAACGTCAGCGTGCTGACTTTATCGCCAGCCTGTTTTTATTTGTGCTGCAAACGCTAGCACTCATCGCCGGGGGCCTGCGGGGCAACCCAGAAATCACCCTTCAGTTGTTCGGGCTTGCGGGCTTTGCTGGACGCGCATTTCAGCTTGGGCTACTTTTTCACCTGGCGCAGCTTCCTCAAAAGGCCGCCCTGGCTCTCATTGGGCGTTATGGGCTTTGCAGTCTACCGTTGGTGCTGATCTTAGACAGCCTTGCCGCTACCATCACTCCTGCACTGCTTTTTGGACTTGTCGTACTGAGCTTTCTGCTCTATCTCGCGTTAAGCACCTGGGTAGACCGACGCCACCCCTGGCAGGCTTAA
- a CDS encoding cupin domain-containing protein, with protein sequence MTEVQTLPATLRRFQAHSEGFRWESVVLKHYKPEGTHFRDITRQVLFGPESGLPAELRYFEVAPGGYSTFERHEHVHAVLILQGHGRAIVGEQVFEIAPFDLVYVPPQTWHQFQAAKDAPLGFLCLVAADRDRPTRPSAEEASQIRQHPIIGPHVRL encoded by the coding sequence ATGACAGAAGTGCAGACACTACCGGCTACGTTACGGCGCTTTCAGGCGCACTCTGAGGGCTTTCGTTGGGAAAGCGTTGTGCTAAAGCACTACAAACCTGAAGGCACCCATTTTCGCGACATCACCCGGCAGGTGCTGTTTGGCCCAGAATCGGGACTACCAGCCGAACTGCGCTATTTTGAGGTTGCACCAGGCGGCTACTCTACGTTTGAGCGCCACGAACACGTTCACGCAGTGCTTATTTTGCAAGGCCACGGTCGGGCTATCGTAGGCGAACAAGTCTTTGAGATAGCGCCGTTCGACTTGGTTTACGTGCCACCCCAAACGTGGCATCAGTTTCAAGCGGCCAAAGATGCTCCTTTAGGTTTTTTATGTTTGGTAGCTGCAGATCGGGATCGCCCCACGCGACCTTCTGCTGAAGAAGCCTCCCAAATTCGCCAGCACCCGATCATAGGGCCTCACGTGCGCCTATGA
- a CDS encoding SPOR domain-containing protein, whose product MTSCRLYALSLGLMFLVGCATLRPNTEPRGPQPTEEALALADYEEFEPSAYADPPPPTPQVVHDVPEALWLGQLGAAEPRVVVEGYRVQIALTENKAEADRLYEEVLTWWRQMVAEGRLADIAGAAADPPPIYIVYKAPYYRIRLGNFRNRAEAQRLLRLAAQRFEGAFITADQVILRP is encoded by the coding sequence ATGACCTCCTGCCGGCTGTATGCGCTGAGCCTAGGCCTGATGTTTCTGGTTGGATGCGCAACCCTGCGCCCTAATACCGAGCCGCGAGGGCCTCAGCCTACAGAAGAAGCGCTCGCCTTGGCTGATTATGAAGAATTTGAGCCATCAGCCTATGCCGACCCGCCGCCGCCGACCCCGCAGGTCGTACACGACGTGCCCGAAGCCCTGTGGCTGGGGCAGTTAGGTGCGGCAGAACCACGTGTGGTGGTTGAGGGTTATCGCGTGCAGATTGCCCTGACCGAAAACAAGGCAGAAGCGGATCGACTGTACGAAGAAGTGCTCACTTGGTGGCGGCAGATGGTGGCCGAGGGGCGGCTAGCCGACATTGCAGGCGCTGCTGCCGATCCACCGCCTATCTATATTGTCTACAAAGCCCCTTACTACCGCATTCGACTAGGCAATTTCCGAAACCGGGCAGAAGCGCAACGCCTACTTCGCCTGGCAGCGCAACGGTTTGAGGGGGCCTTTATTACCGCCGATCAAGTCATCCTGAGACCGTAG
- the glgX gene encoding glycogen debranching protein GlgX, whose protein sequence is MAGAVQPVVSTVSSSWPGRPYPLGATWDGMGVNFALYSQHAEAVELVLFDNPDDPAPSRVVELTERTGPIWHVYLPGLRPGQLYGYRVYGPYQPEKGHRFNPNKVLLDPYAKAIGRPLRWHDSLFGYKVGDAAGDLSFSEEDNAPYAPLGAVVEPCFEWGDDRPPRIPWEDTIIYETHVKGLTKLHPEVPEPLRGTYLGLTCEPVLEHLKRLGITTIQLLPVHAKVHDRHLVERGLRNYWGYNPLCYFAPEPEYATNGPISAVREFKMMVRALHAAGFEVIVDVVYNHTGEGGVLGPTLSFRGIDNRAYYKADPKNPRFLVDYTGTGNTLDVGNPYVIQLIMDSLRYWVTEMHVDGFRFDLAAALARELYDVDMLSTFFQVIQQDPVLSQVKLIAEPWDVGPGGYQVGHFPWQWTEWNGRYRDAVRRFWRGERGLNGEFATRFAGSSDLYERSGRRPFASINFVTAHDGFTLEDLVSYEKKHNEVNLEGNRDGMDANYSHNCGVEGPTQDPAILACREARKRSLISTLFLSQGVPMLLGGDELSRSQHGNNNAYCQDNEISWYNWQLDARKQHFLAFVQQVIWFRKQHRSFRRRHFLTGLPNGGEAPDAVWWHPEGRPMKHEDWVKTELTAFGLLLHGEAIQGTDDRGRPFRDDTFLILFNNGAQAVPVVVPSVCACGKPHHWEVVEAFRRELLQTTYAPGATLELPAGTLTVLTAVPPFEANGNSAAAERLHEASKNI, encoded by the coding sequence ATGGCAGGTGCAGTCCAACCGGTAGTGTCGACGGTTTCGAGCTCCTGGCCTGGTCGCCCCTATCCTTTAGGGGCAACATGGGATGGCATGGGGGTGAATTTTGCCCTCTACAGCCAGCATGCTGAAGCCGTAGAGCTCGTGCTTTTTGACAATCCGGACGACCCGGCCCCGTCGCGGGTTGTAGAGCTGACCGAACGTACAGGCCCAATTTGGCATGTTTACTTGCCTGGTCTGCGACCTGGACAACTCTACGGCTATCGCGTCTATGGCCCCTACCAACCGGAAAAGGGGCATCGTTTCAATCCCAACAAAGTCTTGCTCGACCCTTACGCTAAGGCCATTGGTCGGCCGCTACGTTGGCACGACAGCCTTTTCGGGTATAAAGTGGGAGATGCGGCGGGAGACCTCTCTTTCTCAGAAGAGGACAATGCGCCCTATGCGCCTTTAGGCGCTGTGGTTGAACCTTGCTTTGAATGGGGGGACGATCGGCCGCCGCGTATTCCGTGGGAGGACACCATCATCTACGAAACGCACGTCAAAGGGCTGACCAAGCTGCATCCCGAAGTTCCAGAACCGCTACGTGGCACCTACCTCGGCTTGACGTGTGAGCCAGTACTAGAGCATCTGAAACGCTTGGGCATTACGACCATTCAGCTTTTGCCGGTGCACGCTAAGGTGCACGACCGACACCTTGTTGAACGGGGGTTACGTAACTACTGGGGCTATAACCCATTGTGCTACTTTGCTCCGGAGCCAGAATACGCCACCAATGGGCCGATTTCGGCAGTGCGCGAGTTTAAGATGATGGTGCGGGCGCTCCATGCCGCTGGCTTTGAAGTCATCGTCGATGTCGTCTACAACCATACGGGTGAAGGCGGGGTGTTGGGGCCTACGCTTTCGTTTCGCGGCATTGACAACCGCGCCTATTACAAAGCCGATCCTAAAAATCCACGCTTTTTGGTCGACTATACCGGCACGGGTAATACGCTTGACGTGGGCAATCCCTACGTCATCCAGCTCATCATGGATAGCCTACGCTACTGGGTGACCGAAATGCACGTTGACGGCTTCCGTTTTGACCTAGCAGCCGCTTTGGCTCGTGAGCTCTACGATGTCGACATGCTTTCGACGTTTTTTCAGGTTATTCAACAGGATCCCGTGCTTAGCCAAGTGAAGCTGATCGCTGAACCGTGGGATGTAGGACCAGGGGGCTATCAGGTAGGACATTTCCCCTGGCAATGGACAGAATGGAATGGCCGCTATCGGGATGCGGTGCGTCGTTTCTGGCGCGGCGAGCGAGGGCTCAACGGTGAATTTGCTACCCGCTTTGCAGGCTCGAGTGACCTTTATGAACGGAGCGGCCGCAGACCGTTTGCTTCGATTAACTTTGTCACTGCCCACGACGGTTTTACCCTGGAAGACCTGGTGAGCTACGAAAAAAAGCATAACGAGGTCAATCTGGAAGGCAACCGAGACGGGATGGATGCGAACTACAGCCACAATTGTGGTGTGGAGGGGCCCACGCAAGATCCTGCAATTCTGGCTTGTCGAGAAGCCCGAAAACGCAGCCTCATCAGTACGCTCTTTCTTTCTCAAGGCGTTCCGATGCTTCTAGGAGGGGACGAGCTTTCGCGCTCCCAACATGGTAATAACAATGCCTACTGCCAAGATAACGAGATCAGCTGGTATAACTGGCAGCTGGACGCGCGTAAGCAGCACTTTTTAGCATTTGTTCAGCAGGTGATCTGGTTCCGTAAGCAGCATCGCAGCTTTCGCCGGCGACATTTTCTAACAGGTCTGCCCAATGGGGGAGAGGCTCCCGATGCCGTCTGGTGGCATCCTGAAGGGCGTCCCATGAAACATGAAGACTGGGTTAAGACAGAGCTTACCGCCTTTGGCCTATTGCTCCATGGCGAAGCCATTCAGGGCACTGACGATCGAGGGCGACCATTTCGCGACGATACGTTTCTCATCCTGTTTAACAATGGTGCTCAAGCTGTACCTGTTGTAGTGCCTTCCGTTTGTGCTTGCGGCAAACCCCATCACTGGGAAGTGGTAGAGGCCTTTCGCCGAGAGCTGTTGCAAACGACCTATGCGCCTGGGGCAACGCTTGAACTTCCGGCCGGTACGTTAACGGTGTTGACCGCAGTGCCACCTTTTGAAGCAAACGGAAACTCTGCGGCTGCGGAGCGCTTACACGAAGCATCCAAGAACATATGA
- the glgB gene encoding 1,4-alpha-glucan branching protein GlgB, translated as MGWLTEDDIRRWESGTFFDSYRKLGAHPDEEGTWFCLWAPHADAVSVLGAFNDWNPEASPLERYGGGLWAGYVPGARPGHTYKYRIRHGFYQADKTDPYAFAMEPPTGSPIEGLASIITRLDYTWHDHEWMRQRKGPASLYGPVAIYEVHLGSWRHKRPGESFSYREIAEPLADYVEEMGFTHVELMPVMEHPYYGSWGYQVVGYYAPTFRYGKPQDLMYLIDYLHQRGIGVILDWVPSHFAADPQGLVFFDGTTLFEYDDPKMRYHPDWGTYVFDYNKPGVRNFLISNALFWLACYHADGLRVDAVASMLYRDYSRKEWTPNIFGGRENLEAIDFLKKLNETVYLHFPEAMTIAEESTAWPGVSAPTYNHGLGFLYKWNMGWMHDTLTYLRRDPVHRKYHHDELTFSLVYAFSEHYILPLSHDEVVHGKGSLWGKMPGDDWQKAANLRLLYGHMWGHPGKKLLFMGGEFGQYHEWNHDVQIEWHLLEKPFQRGIQTWVRDLNHLYRTHPALWHDGPEGFEWIDFSDRDQSVICYLRKNAGRILLFVLNFTPVPRLHYRVGVPLGGPWREVLNSDAVVYGGSGLGNLGRVEAIPESWHGRPFHLSLTLPPLAAIILEPESM; from the coding sequence ATGGGCTGGTTAACCGAAGACGACATTCGGCGTTGGGAAAGCGGTACGTTCTTCGACAGTTATCGCAAGTTGGGCGCGCACCCGGACGAAGAAGGCACGTGGTTTTGCCTGTGGGCACCCCATGCCGATGCCGTTTCGGTACTGGGTGCATTTAATGATTGGAATCCGGAAGCCAGCCCCTTGGAGCGCTATGGTGGAGGCCTGTGGGCCGGTTATGTACCTGGCGCACGTCCCGGACACACCTACAAATATCGGATTCGTCACGGCTTCTACCAGGCCGATAAAACCGATCCCTATGCCTTCGCCATGGAGCCGCCAACAGGAAGCCCTATTGAGGGCTTGGCCTCCATTATCACACGCCTGGACTACACCTGGCATGATCACGAATGGATGCGCCAGCGCAAAGGTCCGGCCAGTCTCTATGGACCCGTTGCGATCTACGAAGTGCACCTAGGGTCTTGGCGGCATAAACGCCCCGGCGAGTCATTTTCCTATCGTGAAATTGCCGAGCCCTTGGCTGACTATGTTGAGGAAATGGGCTTTACCCACGTGGAGCTGATGCCCGTTATGGAACACCCCTACTATGGCTCCTGGGGCTACCAAGTGGTGGGCTACTATGCACCCACGTTTCGCTACGGTAAACCACAAGATTTGATGTATCTGATCGATTACTTGCATCAGCGCGGTATTGGGGTCATTCTTGATTGGGTACCTAGCCACTTTGCCGCTGATCCCCAGGGACTTGTCTTTTTCGACGGCACGACCCTGTTTGAGTACGATGATCCTAAAATGCGCTACCACCCCGACTGGGGTACGTACGTATTTGATTACAACAAGCCAGGCGTGCGTAACTTTCTCATTTCAAATGCCCTTTTCTGGCTTGCCTGTTACCATGCCGATGGGCTGCGCGTGGATGCCGTTGCCTCCATGCTCTATCGTGATTATTCCCGCAAGGAATGGACACCCAATATCTTTGGCGGCCGAGAAAACTTGGAAGCGATCGACTTCCTCAAAAAACTCAACGAAACAGTCTATCTGCACTTCCCCGAAGCAATGACCATTGCCGAAGAATCGACGGCTTGGCCAGGCGTTTCAGCCCCCACCTACAACCACGGGCTGGGTTTTCTCTACAAATGGAACATGGGCTGGATGCACGACACGCTGACCTACCTGCGTCGTGACCCCGTTCATCGCAAATACCACCACGACGAGCTAACATTTTCTTTGGTTTATGCCTTTTCGGAGCATTACATCTTACCCTTATCCCACGACGAGGTAGTGCATGGTAAGGGATCGCTTTGGGGTAAGATGCCCGGCGATGACTGGCAAAAAGCCGCCAACCTACGCCTGCTCTACGGCCACATGTGGGGGCACCCTGGAAAAAAGCTCCTCTTTATGGGCGGGGAATTTGGCCAGTATCATGAGTGGAACCACGACGTGCAAATTGAATGGCACTTGCTCGAAAAACCTTTTCAGCGCGGCATTCAGACGTGGGTACGCGACCTTAACCACCTCTACCGCACCCATCCCGCGCTTTGGCACGATGGCCCCGAAGGCTTTGAATGGATTGACTTTAGCGACCGTGACCAGAGCGTTATCTGCTACCTGCGAAAAAATGCCGGTCGCATACTGCTTTTTGTGCTGAACTTCACGCCCGTTCCACGCCTACACTATCGCGTAGGCGTGCCTCTGGGAGGTCCTTGGCGCGAAGTGCTCAATAGCGACGCGGTTGTCTATGGCGGCAGCGGTCTAGGAAATCTTGGTCGCGTTGAAGCTATACCCGAATCGTGGCACGGCCGCCCGTTTCATCTCAGCCTAACGCTTCCCCCCTTGGCTGCGATTATCCTTGAACCCGAATCGATGTAA